One window from the genome of Methylomarinovum caldicuralii encodes:
- a CDS encoding IS1380 family transposase produces MPAKIEIDFTDEKLTSHGGWIFLGRLFNRLRLGERIGETLRLKQRARGASDAQMLLSLVASQVAGGGALSDVDVLRVDAVGKRLLGLSEVPDSRRLGEYLCRFDAHSIERLELLVQSVAAEVMPAVIAHELDQRGYLPLFVDGSAIEVSGPLFEQAAKGYNGQDQYWLHGVFLGTAWGAARLHPGGVSVTEGWREQLAAVASWIAPETPVWVHVDNAYYSKDFVEDCHRRGWDYSISVTHEGFRRPVLDSIEGLTDEAWTDIGLGEEATLTYHRPQGWREHPYVVIRRTHDGAQKRLQPAYTVILVSRDDLPVDELVRRHRQKQGQENAFKGPLIDLDLHHPPCRAFHANQAYYLCGQLAQLLLRMIQYQLLPPKARGHGIRPLIRHLIRSTARLVCHARRWRLDFAKTAFRLDWLYYASCQLE; encoded by the coding sequence ATGCCCGCCAAGATCGAGATCGACTTCACCGACGAGAAGCTGACCAGCCATGGGGGATGGATATTTCTCGGTCGCTTGTTCAATCGGTTGAGGCTCGGTGAGCGCATCGGAGAGACACTTCGCCTGAAGCAACGCGCCCGTGGCGCGAGTGATGCGCAGATGCTGTTATCGCTGGTGGCTTCCCAGGTGGCCGGTGGTGGGGCGTTGTCGGATGTGGACGTCTTGCGGGTCGATGCGGTGGGAAAGCGGTTGCTGGGGTTGTCGGAAGTGCCTGACAGCCGGAGATTAGGCGAGTATCTCTGCCGTTTCGATGCCCACTCGATCGAACGCTTGGAGTTGCTGGTGCAATCGGTGGCCGCTGAGGTGATGCCGGCGGTCATTGCTCATGAACTCGATCAGCGAGGTTATCTTCCTCTGTTCGTCGATGGCAGCGCCATCGAGGTGTCGGGACCTTTATTCGAGCAAGCGGCCAAGGGCTACAACGGCCAGGATCAATACTGGCTGCATGGCGTCTTCCTCGGCACCGCCTGGGGCGCGGCCCGGTTGCATCCGGGCGGCGTGTCGGTCACGGAGGGCTGGCGGGAACAGCTGGCCGCGGTGGCGTCCTGGATCGCACCAGAAACCCCGGTGTGGGTTCATGTGGACAATGCCTATTACAGCAAGGACTTCGTCGAGGACTGCCATCGCCGGGGCTGGGACTACTCCATCAGCGTCACGCACGAAGGCTTTCGGCGCCCGGTGCTCGACTCGATCGAGGGTCTGACCGACGAGGCCTGGACCGACATTGGACTGGGGGAAGAGGCGACGCTGACCTACCATCGTCCCCAGGGGTGGCGGGAACATCCCTATGTGGTGATCCGTCGGACCCATGACGGCGCACAGAAACGCCTTCAGCCGGCCTATACCGTCATCCTGGTCTCACGTGACGATCTGCCAGTGGACGAACTGGTGCGTCGGCATCGCCAGAAACAAGGCCAGGAAAATGCCTTCAAGGGGCCGTTGATCGATCTCGATCTGCATCATCCACCCTGCCGCGCCTTCCATGCCAATCAGGCCTATTACCTGTGTGGCCAGCTGGCCCAGTTGTTGTTACGGATGATCCAGTATCAGCTGTTGCCGCCGAAGGCCAGAGGGCATGGCATTCGTCCCTTGATCCGCCATCTGATCCGTTCCACGGCACGCCTGGTCTGCCATGCCCGACGCTGGCGGCTGGACTTCGCCAAGACAGCCTTCCGGCTCGACTGGCTGTACTACGCCAGTTGTCAGTTGGAATAG
- a CDS encoding rod shape-determining protein: MFKHLRGFFSNDLSIDLGTANTLIYIPGQGIVLNEPSVVAIREEKLRGNKTIAAVGQEAKQMLGRTPGNITAIRPLKDGVIADFTVTEKMLQFFIHKVHESKLLKPSPRVLICVPCGSTQVERRAIKESALGAGAREVYLVEEPMAAAVGAGLPVDEPRGSMVIDIGGGTSEVAVISLNGIVYSQSVRIGGDKFDEAIINYVRRNYGTLIGEATAEKIKHAIGSAYPGTEVREIKVRGRNLAEGVPRSFTLNSNEILEALQEPLAGIVGAVRVALEQTPPDLGADVAEQGIVLTGGGALLQDLDRLIAEETGMPVSIAEDPLTCVARGGGTILERIDAKGPAAFALE, from the coding sequence ATGTTCAAACATCTGCGCGGCTTTTTCTCCAACGACCTTTCCATCGACCTCGGCACCGCCAACACCCTGATCTACATTCCCGGCCAGGGCATCGTCCTCAACGAGCCTTCGGTCGTCGCCATCCGCGAGGAAAAGCTCCGCGGCAACAAGACCATCGCCGCCGTCGGCCAGGAGGCCAAGCAGATGCTGGGGCGCACGCCGGGCAACATCACCGCCATCCGCCCGCTTAAGGACGGCGTCATCGCCGACTTCACCGTCACCGAGAAGATGCTCCAGTTCTTCATCCACAAGGTGCACGAGAGCAAGCTGCTCAAACCCAGCCCCCGGGTGCTGATCTGCGTGCCCTGCGGCTCCACCCAGGTGGAGCGGCGGGCGATCAAGGAATCGGCCCTTGGGGCCGGCGCCCGCGAGGTTTATCTGGTGGAGGAACCGATGGCGGCCGCGGTCGGCGCCGGCCTGCCGGTGGACGAGCCGCGCGGCTCAATGGTCATCGACATCGGCGGCGGCACCTCCGAGGTGGCGGTGATCTCCCTCAACGGCATCGTCTATTCCCAGTCGGTGCGCATCGGCGGCGACAAGTTCGACGAGGCCATCATCAACTACGTGCGCCGCAACTACGGCACCCTCATCGGGGAGGCCACCGCCGAGAAGATCAAGCATGCCATCGGCAGCGCCTATCCCGGCACCGAGGTCAGGGAAATCAAGGTCCGCGGCCGCAACCTGGCCGAGGGCGTGCCGCGCAGCTTCACCCTCAACAGCAACGAGATCCTCGAGGCCCTGCAGGAACCGCTGGCCGGAATCGTCGGCGCGGTGCGGGTGGCCCTGGAGCAGACCCCGCCGGATCTGGGCGCCGACGTCGCCGAACAGGGCATCGTCCTCACCGGCGGCGGCGCGCTGCTTCAGGATCTCGACCGCCTGATCGCCGAGGAGACCGGCATGCCGGTTTCCATCGCCGAGGATCCCCTCACCTGCGTCGCCCGCGGCGGCGGCACCATTCTGGAACGGATAGACGCAAAGGGACCGGCCGCTTTCGCCCTGGAATGA
- the mreC gene encoding rod shape-determining protein MreC, whose amino-acid sequence MTAKPIFTRGPSLPARLALCVIASLALMAADHHRHLDRLRQGLALTAYPVQWLASTPARIGKALAEQLAAHQVLVAENRALKRQVAELKRRTLKYEALKKENDRLRAFLDNSFKLGEQMLVAELLAVNLVPYEHRVLVNKGSQFGVHVGQPVVSVDGVVGQVVRVTPLTAEVLLITDPNHAIPVQVNRNGLRAIAVGSGEYDRLVLPNLPNNVDIRPGDLLVSSGLGGVFPQGYPVARVTTVAPQPGKHFARVEAKPTTALDRIREVLITWSQNTPSPFLPPTADAARP is encoded by the coding sequence TTGACCGCTAAACCCATCTTCACCCGCGGCCCGTCGCTTCCGGCCCGGCTGGCGCTATGCGTGATCGCTTCGCTCGCCCTGATGGCGGCGGACCACCACCGCCATCTCGACCGGCTGCGCCAGGGACTGGCGCTGACCGCCTATCCGGTCCAGTGGCTTGCCAGCACGCCGGCCCGGATTGGAAAGGCGCTGGCCGAACAGCTGGCCGCGCATCAGGTGCTGGTGGCAGAAAACCGGGCCCTCAAACGCCAGGTCGCCGAACTCAAACGACGCACCCTCAAGTACGAGGCACTTAAGAAGGAAAACGACCGCCTGCGCGCCTTTCTGGACAACTCCTTCAAACTGGGCGAGCAGATGCTGGTGGCCGAGCTGCTGGCGGTCAACCTGGTTCCCTACGAGCATCGGGTGCTGGTCAACAAGGGCAGCCAGTTCGGGGTGCACGTGGGCCAGCCGGTTGTGAGCGTCGACGGCGTGGTGGGTCAGGTGGTGCGCGTCACGCCGCTGACGGCGGAGGTGCTGCTGATCACCGATCCCAACCACGCCATTCCGGTCCAGGTCAACCGCAACGGTCTGCGCGCCATCGCCGTCGGCAGCGGCGAGTACGACCGTCTCGTGCTGCCCAACCTGCCCAACAACGTGGACATCCGCCCCGGCGACCTGCTGGTTTCCTCCGGCCTCGGCGGGGTGTTCCCCCAGGGCTATCCGGTGGCCCGGGTCACGACGGTCGCGCCGCAACCGGGCAAACACTTCGCCAGGGTAGAGGCCAAACCAACCACCGCCCTCGACCGCATCCGCGAGGTCCTCATCACCTGGAGCCAGAACACACCTTCCCCGTTCCTGCCGCCGACCGCCGATGCAGCCCGCCCCTGA
- the mreD gene encoding rod shape-determining protein MreD translates to MQPAPEPSPYPLIAATLVGALWLRLLALPEAIVPFNPDWVMLALIYWSLALPQRLGVGLAWIVGLWTDAATASLLGQHALVYAVAAFICVRFHARLRVFPLSQQMLLVLAFLLAAQLMTFCFQFLQGRSGLRWTYWLPSLTGTLAWPLVLTLCRRLKHRFLG, encoded by the coding sequence ATGCAGCCCGCCCCTGAACCCAGTCCCTATCCCCTGATCGCGGCGACCCTGGTCGGCGCGCTGTGGCTGCGGCTGCTGGCCCTGCCCGAGGCCATCGTCCCCTTCAATCCCGACTGGGTGATGCTGGCGCTGATCTACTGGAGCCTGGCTCTGCCGCAGCGGCTTGGGGTGGGGCTGGCCTGGATCGTCGGCCTTTGGACCGATGCCGCCACCGCCAGCCTGCTGGGGCAGCACGCCCTCGTCTATGCGGTCGCCGCCTTCATCTGCGTCCGTTTCCACGCCCGCCTGCGCGTCTTTCCGCTCAGCCAGCAGATGCTGCTGGTTCTGGCCTTTCTCCTCGCCGCCCAGCTCATGACTTTCTGTTTCCAGTTCCTGCAGGGACGAAGCGGACTGCGTTGGACCTACTGGCTCCCATCACTGACGGGCACGCTGGCCTGGCCACTGGTTCTAACCCTGTGCCGCCGCCTGAAACACCGCTTTCTGGGCTGA
- the mrdA gene encoding penicillin-binding protein 2 produces MAHFRLKDAVHENRLFRQRILTSAAVVLALTLALVARLVYLQIFGHEHYAMLARDNRVKIAPLPPTRGLIYDRHGRILAENVPVYSLEIVPEQVEDMEATLARLQRLLAVTPEEIARFRQQLRRHRRFDSIPLKLHLSDAEVARFAARRPFFHGVDIHARLVRHYPYGELTSHVVGYVGSIDERELKRLDPAEYRGTTHIGKIGIERAYEDLLHGQAGYAEIETNARGRALRVLREVDPRPGADLHLGLDIDLQRLAYEGLGEHNGAVVAIEPASGQVLALVSKPGFDPNAFVYGIRRQEYQALQRSPDRPLFDRTLRGRYPPGSTIKPFVGLAGLEYGVIDAHREIFCPGYYQLPGVSHRYRDWKKWGHGRIDLKDAIAQSCDVYFYDLAHNLGIDRLHDFLDRFGFGRRTGIDLVGEKAGLLPSRDWKRKVFHQPWYPGETLIAGIGQGFLQVTPLQLARAVAALANRGRLIRPHVAAYQVSGERSAPLFPDPGEGRIALDPRHLHTIVDAMIAVVHGPRGTARRIGKDLDFLIAGKTGTAQVFTVKQDEEYRASKLAKELHDHALFIAFAPADHPRIAVAVIAEHAGHGGSVAAPIARRLILHHLNQP; encoded by the coding sequence ATGGCGCATTTCCGCCTCAAAGACGCCGTTCATGAAAACCGCCTGTTCCGGCAGCGGATCCTGACGTCCGCCGCCGTGGTGCTGGCGCTGACCCTGGCGCTCGTCGCCCGTCTGGTCTACCTCCAGATCTTCGGCCACGAACACTACGCCATGCTGGCCCGCGACAACCGGGTCAAGATCGCGCCCCTGCCCCCGACCCGCGGGCTGATCTACGACCGCCACGGCCGCATCCTGGCGGAAAACGTCCCGGTCTACAGTCTGGAAATCGTGCCCGAGCAGGTTGAGGACATGGAAGCGACCCTCGCCCGCCTGCAGCGGCTGCTCGCCGTCACCCCGGAGGAGATCGCCCGTTTCCGCCAGCAGCTGCGGCGCCACCGGCGCTTCGACAGCATCCCCTTGAAGCTCCATCTGAGCGACGCCGAAGTGGCGCGCTTCGCGGCCCGCAGGCCTTTCTTCCACGGCGTCGACATCCACGCCCGGCTGGTGCGTCATTATCCTTACGGGGAACTGACCTCCCACGTGGTGGGCTACGTCGGCAGCATCGACGAACGCGAGCTCAAACGTCTCGATCCGGCTGAATACCGCGGCACCACCCACATCGGCAAGATCGGCATCGAACGCGCCTATGAGGACCTGCTCCACGGCCAGGCCGGCTATGCCGAGATCGAAACCAACGCCCGCGGCCGCGCGCTGCGGGTGCTGCGTGAGGTTGATCCCCGCCCCGGCGCCGATCTCCACTTGGGATTGGACATCGATCTGCAGCGTCTCGCCTATGAGGGCCTGGGGGAGCACAACGGCGCCGTGGTCGCCATCGAACCGGCCAGCGGCCAGGTACTGGCCCTGGTGAGCAAACCGGGCTTCGACCCCAACGCCTTCGTCTACGGCATCCGCCGTCAGGAATACCAGGCGCTGCAACGCTCCCCCGACCGCCCCCTGTTCGACCGCACCCTGCGGGGCCGCTATCCGCCCGGCTCCACGATCAAACCGTTTGTGGGGCTGGCGGGGCTGGAATACGGGGTCATCGACGCCCACCGGGAGATCTTCTGCCCCGGCTACTACCAGCTTCCCGGCGTCTCGCACCGTTACCGCGACTGGAAGAAATGGGGCCACGGCCGGATCGACCTCAAAGACGCCATCGCCCAGTCGTGCGACGTCTATTTCTATGATCTGGCCCACAACCTCGGCATCGACCGCCTCCACGATTTCCTGGACCGCTTCGGCTTCGGCCGCCGCACCGGCATCGATCTGGTGGGGGAAAAGGCCGGGCTGTTGCCGTCACGGGACTGGAAACGCAAGGTTTTCCACCAGCCCTGGTATCCGGGGGAAACCCTGATCGCCGGCATCGGCCAGGGCTTCCTGCAGGTGACGCCCCTGCAGCTGGCCCGGGCGGTGGCCGCCCTGGCCAACCGGGGCCGGCTCATCCGTCCCCATGTCGCCGCTTACCAGGTCAGCGGGGAGCGCTCGGCGCCGCTGTTCCCGGATCCCGGCGAAGGCCGCATTGCCCTCGATCCCCGCCACCTCCACACCATCGTCGACGCCATGATCGCGGTGGTGCACGGCCCCCGCGGCACCGCCCGCCGCATCGGCAAGGATCTGGACTTCCTCATCGCCGGCAAGACCGGCACCGCCCAGGTGTTCACGGTGAAACAGGACGAGGAATACCGGGCCAGCAAGCTCGCCAAGGAACTCCACGACCACGCCCTGTTCATCGCCTTCGCCCCGGCGGACCACCCCAGGATCGCGGTGGCGGTGATCGCCGAACACGCCGGCCACGGCGGCTCGGTGGCCGCCCCCATCGCCCGCCGTCTCATTCTCCATCATCTCAACCAGCCATGA
- the rodA gene encoding rod shape-determining protein RodA, with translation MNATLDTYSTPSRSLWLRLHIDPWLLGGLLLLAGTGLLILYSAGGGNPVLVYKQAARLGIAFTVMLALAQVHPRTLYRWSPYLYAVGIVLLVAVLGVGDVGKGARRWLDLGFVRFQPSEFVKIFTPMLVARFLAQQPLPPGLKTLAWAGLWIALPVLLIAKQPDLGTALLVATAGGAVVFYAGVSWRLLAVLAGTVLAALPVVWMLLHDYQRDRVLMFLNPEQDPLGRGYHTIQAKIAIGSGGLQGKGWLGGTQSHLEFLPEPHTDFIFAVLAEEFGLVGCTALLGLYLFIVGRGMAMALEAQDTFSRLLCGGLALTFFVYVFVNVGMVIGLLPVVGVPLPLVSYGGTSMVTLMAGFGIMMSLHTHRKLVPS, from the coding sequence ATGAACGCCACCCTGGACACCTATTCGACCCCATCGCGCAGCCTGTGGCTGCGCCTGCACATCGACCCCTGGCTGCTGGGAGGGCTTTTGCTGCTGGCCGGCACCGGTCTGCTGATCCTTTACAGCGCCGGCGGCGGCAATCCGGTGCTGGTCTATAAACAGGCGGCCCGCCTCGGCATCGCCTTCACGGTCATGCTGGCACTGGCACAGGTCCACCCCCGTACCCTCTATCGCTGGAGTCCCTACCTGTACGCCGTCGGCATCGTGCTGCTGGTCGCGGTGCTTGGGGTCGGGGATGTGGGCAAGGGCGCCCGGCGCTGGCTGGATCTGGGATTCGTCCGCTTCCAGCCCTCGGAATTCGTCAAGATTTTCACCCCCATGCTGGTGGCTCGCTTCCTGGCCCAGCAACCGCTGCCGCCGGGGCTGAAAACCCTGGCCTGGGCGGGGCTGTGGATCGCGCTGCCGGTGCTGCTGATCGCCAAACAGCCGGACCTGGGCACCGCCCTGCTGGTGGCCACGGCAGGCGGGGCGGTGGTATTCTATGCCGGCGTCTCGTGGCGGCTGCTGGCGGTGCTCGCCGGCACCGTGCTCGCCGCCCTGCCGGTCGTGTGGATGCTGCTGCACGATTATCAGCGCGACCGGGTATTGATGTTCCTCAATCCGGAGCAGGATCCCCTGGGACGCGGTTATCACACTATCCAGGCCAAGATCGCCATCGGCTCCGGCGGCCTCCAGGGCAAGGGCTGGCTCGGCGGCACCCAATCCCATCTGGAATTCCTGCCGGAACCGCATACCGACTTCATCTTCGCGGTGCTGGCCGAGGAATTCGGCCTCGTCGGCTGCACCGCCCTGCTGGGGCTGTACCTGTTCATCGTCGGCCGCGGTATGGCCATGGCCCTGGAGGCCCAGGACACCTTCAGCCGCCTGTTGTGCGGCGGCCTGGCCCTGACCTTTTTCGTCTACGTGTTCGTCAACGTCGGCATGGTCATCGGCCTGCTGCCGGTGGTGGGGGTGCCGCTACCGCTGGTCAGCTATGGCGGCACCTCGATGGTCACCCTGATGGCGGGCTTTGGTATCATGATGTCCCTGCACACCCATCGCAAACTGGTGCCTTCCTGA
- the mltB gene encoding lytic murein transglycosylase B, with product MNAAARCNLLALVLAAAPAFGLPLAEYPEARQFIDTMAARHGLDRDTLTQALEQARIDAGILKAIQRPAEGLPWHRYRKIFLTEERIAGGVEFWRRHRRLLDQVAQKYGVPPEVVVAILGVETFYGTRTGGFRVLDALATLGFSYPRRAPFFRRELEQFFLLTREERLPPTEPVGSYAGAMGWPQFMPSSYRRYAADFDGDGKRDIWTNPADVAASVANYFVEHGWRGGQPVALPLPAEAAKFGDETLEAKYPLAELEAKGLKLPQQSIPKDLRGNVVVLDGESGPEAWLGLPNFYVITRYNRSRLYAMAVHQLSQAIRQRMEGAQ from the coding sequence ATGAACGCCGCCGCCCGCTGCAACCTGCTCGCCCTGGTCTTGGCCGCCGCCCCGGCCTTCGGCCTCCCGCTCGCTGAATATCCCGAGGCCCGGCAGTTCATCGACACGATGGCGGCCCGCCACGGCCTCGACCGCGACACCCTCACCCAAGCGCTGGAACAGGCCCGGATCGATGCCGGCATCCTGAAAGCCATCCAGCGCCCGGCGGAAGGGCTGCCCTGGCACCGTTACCGCAAGATCTTCCTCACCGAGGAGCGCATCGCCGGCGGGGTCGAATTCTGGCGCCGGCACCGCCGGCTGCTCGATCAGGTGGCGCAAAAGTACGGCGTTCCACCCGAGGTCGTGGTCGCCATTCTCGGCGTGGAAACCTTCTACGGCACCCGCACCGGCGGTTTCAGGGTGCTCGACGCCCTCGCCACCCTGGGGTTTTCCTATCCACGCCGGGCCCCGTTCTTCCGCCGCGAACTGGAACAGTTCTTCCTGCTGACCCGGGAGGAACGATTGCCGCCCACCGAACCGGTGGGTTCCTACGCCGGGGCGATGGGCTGGCCCCAGTTCATGCCCTCGAGCTATCGCCGCTATGCCGCCGATTTCGACGGCGACGGCAAGCGCGACATCTGGACCAACCCCGCCGATGTGGCCGCCAGCGTGGCCAACTACTTCGTCGAACACGGTTGGCGGGGCGGCCAGCCGGTCGCCCTCCCCCTGCCGGCGGAGGCGGCAAAATTCGGGGACGAAACCCTGGAAGCCAAATATCCCCTGGCGGAACTGGAAGCCAAAGGCTTGAAACTGCCGCAGCAATCCATACCGAAGGACCTGCGGGGGAATGTCGTCGTCCTCGACGGCGAATCCGGCCCGGAAGCGTGGCTGGGCCTGCCCAACTTCTACGTCATCACCCGCTACAACCGCAGCCGCCTCTACGCCATGGCGGTCCACCAGCTGAGCCAGGCCATCAGGCAGCGCATGGAGGGAGCGCAATGA
- a CDS encoding septal ring lytic transglycosylase RlpA family protein, whose translation MKRILWPLALILAGCSLQQADGPPEDPRDLSAVTDAVPRYEPFRPALNPESYRVAGKHYRVMRSARGYRARGIASWYGRKFHGRPTASGEPYDMYAMTAAHRTLPIPSYVEVTNLRNGRKVVVRVNDRGPFHPDRLIDLSYAAAVKLGIDKSGTAPVEIRALEPPAAAGRAWLLQVGAFTARDNADRLLQQLRRHRLPNPHLAAVSRDGKTIYRVRLGPLQSKTELAALDRKLHQLGLNATLIVHP comes from the coding sequence ATGAAAAGGATACTCTGGCCCCTCGCCCTGATCCTCGCGGGCTGCAGCCTCCAGCAGGCCGACGGCCCACCCGAAGACCCCCGGGATCTGAGCGCCGTCACCGATGCGGTGCCCCGCTACGAGCCCTTCCGCCCGGCGCTCAATCCCGAAAGTTACCGGGTCGCCGGCAAGCATTACCGGGTCATGCGCAGCGCCAGAGGCTACCGCGCCCGTGGCATCGCCTCCTGGTACGGCAGGAAGTTCCACGGCCGTCCCACCGCCAGCGGCGAGCCCTACGACATGTACGCCATGACCGCGGCCCACCGCACCCTGCCGATCCCCAGCTACGTGGAGGTGACCAATCTGCGCAACGGCCGCAAGGTGGTGGTCCGGGTCAACGACCGCGGGCCGTTCCACCCAGACCGCCTGATCGATCTTTCCTACGCCGCCGCGGTCAAGCTCGGCATCGACAAAAGCGGCACCGCCCCGGTGGAAATCCGGGCGCTGGAGCCTCCCGCTGCAGCCGGGCGGGCCTGGCTGTTGCAGGTGGGGGCTTTCACCGCCCGCGACAACGCCGACCGGCTGCTGCAGCAGCTCAGGCGCCACCGCCTGCCCAACCCCCATCTCGCCGCCGTCAGCCGGGACGGCAAAACCATATATCGCGTCCGCCTCGGGCCGCTGCAGTCGAAAACCGAGCTGGCCGCCCTGGACCGTAAACTGCATCAGCTCGGCCTCAACGCCACCCTGATCGTCCATCCCTGA
- a CDS encoding D-alanyl-D-alanine carboxypeptidase family protein, producing MRRLLPFLLPLLWLALPARAVIPPPPQLAAKSYQLIDFHSGSALAGKAATMRLPPASLTKIMTVYVAFHELEQGNLKLDDKVTVSEKAWRAPGSRMFIEVGKQVRVEDLLKGIIVQSGNDASIALAEHIAGDERTFAELMNQHARRLGLTDTHYVNSTGLPDPDHYTTAHDLGVLTRALIREFPQYYKWFKLKQFTYNGITQRNRNLLLWRDPTVDGVKTGHTEEAGYCLVASAKRGDQRLISAVMGTASENARAGASQALLNYGFRFFFTRRLVDAGKPLEEVRVYKSDRKTLPVGVSAPVYVTIPKDKADALESEIVVEPWLTAPVAKGQTVGVLKVKLGDETIAEHSLVALEDAPEGGLASRLIDEGWLLFDQWRTERGHE from the coding sequence ATGCGACGACTTCTTCCGTTCCTGCTTCCCCTGTTGTGGCTGGCACTGCCGGCCCGGGCGGTGATCCCCCCACCGCCTCAGCTGGCGGCCAAGAGCTACCAGCTGATCGATTTCCACAGCGGCAGCGCCCTGGCCGGCAAGGCGGCCACGATGCGCCTGCCGCCGGCGAGCCTGACCAAAATCATGACCGTCTATGTCGCCTTCCATGAGCTGGAACAGGGCAATCTCAAGCTCGACGACAAGGTGACCGTCAGCGAGAAGGCCTGGCGGGCGCCGGGCTCGCGGATGTTCATCGAAGTGGGCAAGCAGGTCCGGGTCGAGGATCTGCTCAAGGGGATCATCGTCCAGTCGGGCAACGATGCCAGCATCGCCCTGGCCGAGCACATCGCCGGGGACGAACGCACCTTTGCCGAACTGATGAACCAGCACGCCCGGCGCTTAGGGCTGACCGACACCCACTACGTCAACAGCACCGGCCTGCCGGACCCGGACCACTACACCACCGCCCACGACCTGGGCGTCCTGACCCGGGCGCTGATCCGGGAATTTCCCCAGTATTACAAGTGGTTCAAACTCAAGCAGTTCACCTACAACGGCATCACCCAACGCAACCGCAACCTGCTGCTGTGGCGCGATCCCACAGTGGACGGCGTCAAGACCGGCCATACCGAGGAGGCCGGTTACTGTCTGGTGGCCTCGGCCAAGCGTGGCGACCAGCGGCTGATTTCGGCGGTGATGGGCACCGCCAGCGAGAACGCCCGCGCCGGCGCCTCCCAGGCGCTGCTGAACTACGGCTTCCGCTTCTTCTTCACCCGCCGTCTGGTGGATGCCGGCAAGCCCCTGGAGGAGGTCAGAGTCTACAAGAGTGACCGCAAGACCCTGCCGGTCGGGGTCAGCGCCCCGGTGTACGTCACCATCCCCAAAGACAAGGCCGACGCCCTGGAGAGCGAAATCGTCGTGGAGCCGTGGCTGACCGCCCCGGTCGCCAAGGGTCAGACGGTCGGCGTGCTCAAGGTCAAATTGGGGGACGAAACCATCGCCGAGCATTCGCTGGTCGCCCTGGAGGACGCGCCTGAAGGGGGGCTGGCCAGCCGCCTCATCGACGAAGGCTGGCTGTTGTTCGATCAGTGGCGGACGGAGCGCGGCCATGAATGA